The Quercus robur chromosome 7, dhQueRobu3.1, whole genome shotgun sequence genome has a segment encoding these proteins:
- the LOC126692189 gene encoding probable F-box protein At2g36090 translates to MASLSTTPPTTTTITTVNEGSATSISAVHSDILQTHILTRLDGPTLASAACTCSQLNTLSSQEPLWTNICNSTWPSTNTPSIRHVISTFPNGPRSFFSDSFPLLTNLDLPNNSPQSHHDRTSELISAVDVYYKGNLVFSKVIETETVTGWFKCSPFRLDLLDPKDVVPTPIRLLDDDDNTCRDLEEHLELSWILIDPVGRRAMNVSSQKPVSVQRHWLSGEVHVRFATILAGDHHRGSSSEFVQCGVVISCGGSQGRGVLIKEMSLQAEDMDGIHLNGKESLVILQRAMEGKKGIKRREEEGRKRYQEFLERKKERKEMKLRTERRLDMLCVAFGVLGFATFWLFVLCR, encoded by the coding sequence ATGGCTTCCTTATCCACAACACCACCTACCACCACCACAATCACCACCGTCAATGAAGGCAGCGCCACCTCAATCTCCGCCGTCCACTCAGATATTCTTCAAACACATATCCTAACACGCCTTGATGGGCCCACCTTAGCCTCCGCAGCTTGCACTTGTTCTCAGCTCAATACACTATCATCTCAAGAGCCACTTTGGACAAACATTTGCAACTCCACGTGGCCATCCACCAACACGCCAAGTATACGCCACGTCATATCCACGTTCCCAAACGGTCCCCGCTCTTTCTTCTCCGACTCCTTCCCACTCCTCACAAATTTGGACCTCCCAAACAACTCTCCCCAGAGCCATCACGACCGTACGTCCGAACTAATCTCAGCCGTCGATGTTTACTACAAGGGCAACCTCGTATTCAGCAAAGTGATCGAGACCGAGACAGTTACCGGTTGGTTTAAATGCTCCCCGTTTCGGTTGGACCTTTTGGACCCCAAAGACGTGGTCCCCACACCGATAAGGTTGCTGGACGATGACGACAACACGTGTCGCGATCTTGAGGAGCATTTGGAGCTGAGCTGGATCTTGATCGACCCGGTCGGACGGCGGGCGATGAACGTGTCGAGTCAGAAGCCAGTTTCGGTACAACGTCATTGGTTGAGTGGAGAAGTGCACGTGCGGTTCGCGACTATCTTAGCCGGCGACCACCACAGAGGATCTTCCTCGGAGTTCGTGCAGTGTGGGGTAGTGATCTCGTGCGGTGGGTCCCAGGGAAGGGGGGTGCTGATTAAGGAGATGAGTTTGCAGGCGGAGGACATGGATGGGATTCACTTGAATGGGAAGGAAAGTTTGGTAATTTTGCAGAGGGCAATGGAGGGTAAAAAGGGAATAAAGAGGAGGGAAGAGGAAGGAAGGAAAAGATACCAGGAGTTTTTGGagaggaagaaggagaggaaAGAGATGAAGCTAAGAACAGAACGAAGATTGGATATGTTGTGCGTGGCTTTTGGAGTCTTGGGATTTGCCActttttggttatttgttttgtgcagataa